Proteins from a single region of Candidatus Hydrogenedentota bacterium:
- the trpB gene encoding tryptophan synthase subunit beta, with protein sequence MTEFAHSSTTQKHPWPDARGRYGEFGGRFVPETLMYALDELEQAYNAAKDDPAFTAELEDLRKHFIGRETPLYYAKRLTEQLGGAKIYFKREDLAHTGAHKINNALGQCLLARRMGKSRIIAETGAGQHGVATATACALLGLKCIVYMGAEDIERQKLNVFRMRLLGSEVVSVKSGSKTLKDAINEAMRDWVTNVGDTHYVLGTVHGPHPFPMICRDFQSVIGREARRQILEMEGRLPDALVACVGGGSNAIGLFYDFIGDENVAMIGVEAGGRAIVPGEHAARFDGGHFGMLHGAVSYVLQDEDGQIGSTHSVSAGLDYASVGPEHAFLFKSGRVKYTHASDEEALDAFQACSKLEGIIPALESSHAIAHAIKAVPGMPKDHIVIINLSGRGDKDVTQAARLIMPDEEI encoded by the coding sequence ATGACCGAATTCGCGCATTCATCCACAACGCAAAAACATCCCTGGCCTGACGCCCGCGGCCGTTACGGGGAGTTCGGCGGGCGCTTCGTCCCCGAAACGCTCATGTACGCGCTCGACGAGCTGGAGCAGGCCTACAACGCCGCGAAAGACGACCCGGCCTTCACCGCCGAGCTCGAAGATCTGCGCAAACACTTCATCGGCCGCGAAACGCCGCTTTACTACGCCAAACGCCTTACGGAACAACTCGGCGGCGCGAAAATCTATTTTAAACGCGAGGATCTGGCCCACACCGGAGCCCACAAGATTAACAACGCCCTGGGGCAATGCCTCCTCGCGCGCCGGATGGGCAAATCCCGCATTATCGCCGAAACCGGCGCCGGACAGCACGGTGTGGCCACCGCCACCGCCTGCGCCCTGCTGGGCCTGAAGTGCATCGTCTACATGGGCGCCGAGGACATCGAGCGCCAGAAGCTGAACGTCTTCCGCATGCGCCTGCTCGGCAGCGAAGTCGTCTCGGTCAAGTCTGGCAGCAAGACCCTGAAGGACGCCATCAACGAAGCGATGCGCGACTGGGTAACCAACGTGGGGGATACCCATTACGTGCTGGGAACTGTCCACGGCCCACACCCCTTCCCCATGATCTGCCGCGACTTCCAGAGCGTCATCGGCAGGGAAGCGCGCCGCCAGATCCTCGAGATGGAAGGACGCCTCCCCGACGCCCTCGTCGCCTGCGTCGGCGGCGGAAGCAACGCCATCGGGCTCTTCTACGACTTTATCGGCGATGAAAACGTCGCCATGATCGGCGTCGAAGCCGGAGGGCGCGCCATCGTGCCCGGCGAGCACGCCGCGCGCTTCGACGGCGGCCACTTCGGCATGCTCCACGGGGCCGTCAGTTATGTCCTGCAGGATGAGGACGGCCAAATCGGTTCGACCCACAGCGTCTCCGCGGGCCTGGACTACGCCAGCGTTGGCCCGGAGCACGCCTTCCTCTTCAAGAGCGGGCGCGTGAAGTATACCCACGCAAGCGACGAGGAGGCCCTGGACGCCTTCCAGGCGTGCAGCAAGCTGGAGGGCATTATTCCCGCCCTCGAAAGCTCACACGCCATCGCCCACGCCATCAAGGCCGTCCCCGGCATGCCGAAAGACCATATCGTGATTATCAACCTGTCCGGGCGCGGCGACAAAGATGTCACGCAGGCCGCCCGCCTTATCATGCCCGACGAGGAGATCTAG
- a CDS encoding phosphoribosylanthranilate isomerase: MVKVKICGITNLDDALAACDAGADALGFVLAPEAKKRNRYIERDAALEIIAQLPPFVKTVAVTVNESMMALAGLLTYFDCVQLHGEEPPEECPPAHVTIKAFRPGPGFSLSDMTQYDARAYLLDAWSAQGRGGTGETGDWEFARLAVGTGKPIILAGGLTPDNVAEAVRAVRPYAVDTSGGVEAAPGKKDHDRIRAFIHNAKTSLA; the protein is encoded by the coding sequence ATGGTGAAGGTTAAAATCTGCGGCATCACCAACCTGGACGACGCCCTCGCCGCCTGTGACGCGGGCGCGGACGCGCTCGGGTTTGTGCTCGCGCCGGAAGCGAAAAAACGCAATCGCTACATCGAACGCGACGCCGCACTGGAGATCATCGCCCAGTTGCCGCCCTTCGTAAAGACCGTCGCGGTGACCGTGAACGAATCCATGATGGCGCTGGCCGGGCTGCTGACCTACTTTGACTGCGTGCAGCTGCACGGGGAAGAGCCCCCGGAAGAGTGCCCGCCGGCCCATGTGACCATTAAGGCCTTTCGCCCGGGGCCCGGCTTCTCGCTCAGCGACATGACGCAATACGACGCGCGGGCCTACCTGCTCGACGCCTGGTCGGCCCAGGGCCGCGGCGGCACGGGCGAAACCGGCGACTGGGAGTTCGCCCGGCTCGCCGTGGGCACGGGCAAGCCGATCATCCTGGCCGGCGGGCTGACGCCCGATAACGTGGCCGAGGCCGTGCGCGCCGTGCGGCCCTATGCCGTCGATACTTCAGGCGGGGTGGAAGCAGCCCCGGGAAAGAAAGATCATGACCGAATTCGCGCATTCATCCACAACGCAAAAACATCCCTGGCCTGA
- the trpA gene encoding tryptophan synthase subunit alpha has translation MNRIDKRFEELKAAGKTAFIPYITAGDPTLDQTERIVYAIEAAGADIIEFGVPFSDPIGDGPVNQEAALRALKNHVTLHDVIALVRRIREKSQVAIMLFTYYNPVLAYGIEAFARDAADAGVDGVLCVDLPPEEAGEYKAALDASDLRTIFLLSPTSTEARIQLIAKQSSGFIYYVSRLGVTGEQADLAADLEQAVANVQRHTDTPVAVGFGISTPDQARKVAGMARGVVVGSAIVRMIGQLGDAPETAEKVGAFVKTLADATKG, from the coding sequence TTGAACCGCATCGACAAACGCTTCGAGGAACTTAAGGCCGCGGGTAAGACCGCGTTCATTCCCTACATTACCGCGGGCGATCCCACCCTCGATCAGACGGAGCGCATCGTGTACGCCATCGAGGCCGCCGGCGCCGACATCATTGAGTTCGGCGTGCCCTTCTCCGACCCCATCGGCGACGGCCCCGTCAACCAGGAGGCCGCCCTGCGCGCCCTTAAGAACCACGTCACCCTGCACGATGTCATCGCCCTGGTTCGCCGCATTCGCGAGAAGTCCCAGGTCGCGATCATGCTCTTCACCTACTACAACCCCGTCCTCGCCTATGGCATCGAGGCCTTTGCCCGGGACGCCGCCGACGCCGGGGTGGATGGCGTGCTCTGTGTAGACTTGCCCCCCGAGGAGGCCGGCGAGTACAAGGCCGCCCTCGACGCCAGCGACCTGCGCACCATCTTCCTCCTCTCGCCCACGAGCACCGAGGCCCGCATCCAGCTCATCGCGAAGCAGTCCTCGGGATTCATCTACTACGTCTCCCGCCTCGGCGTCACCGGCGAACAGGCCGATCTCGCCGCCGACCTGGAGCAGGCCGTCGCCAACGTCCAGCGCCACACCGACACCCCCGTCGCCGTCGGTTTCGGCATCTCCACGCCCGACCAGGCCCGAAAAGTCGCCGGCATGGCCCGCGGCGTCGTCGTCGGCAGCGCCATCGTCCGCATGATCGGCCAGCTCGGCGACGCGCCCGAAACCGCCGAAAAAGTCGGCGCCTTCGTAAAGACCCTCGCCGACGCCACGAAAGGGTAG
- the trpC gene encoding indole-3-glycerol phosphate synthase TrpC: MILDPILENKRLEVAARKAAVPLRDLEERIGMNRPPRDFRAALRQEGISLIAEIKRASPSKGDILPGVDAVEIGALYEQCGARAISVLTDDKFFKGKLEDLTNVHRHVRVPCLRKEFIVDEYQVYEARAAEADAILLIVRCLDDAEIKAFYRLARSLEMEVLVETHTAGEIERALEAGAHIIGINNRDLDTLEVNVNRSIELKKLVPGGNVLVSESGIYTRAQVQQLEDGGVDAILVGESLLTSNDIRAKMQELLGHGEG, from the coding sequence ATGATTCTTGATCCCATACTGGAAAACAAGCGCTTGGAAGTCGCCGCGCGGAAAGCCGCCGTCCCGCTGCGCGATCTTGAAGAGCGCATCGGGATGAACCGCCCGCCGCGCGATTTCCGCGCCGCCCTCCGCCAGGAGGGCATCAGCCTGATCGCGGAGATCAAGCGCGCGTCCCCCTCGAAAGGCGATATCCTGCCCGGTGTCGACGCCGTGGAAATCGGCGCCCTGTACGAGCAGTGCGGGGCCCGCGCCATTTCCGTGCTCACCGATGACAAGTTCTTCAAGGGGAAGCTCGAAGACCTGACCAATGTACACCGCCACGTGCGCGTGCCCTGCCTCCGCAAGGAATTCATCGTCGACGAGTACCAGGTGTATGAAGCGCGCGCCGCGGAAGCCGACGCGATCCTGCTCATCGTCCGATGCCTCGACGACGCGGAGATCAAGGCCTTCTACAGGCTCGCCCGCTCCCTCGAAATGGAGGTGCTTGTCGAAACCCACACGGCGGGCGAAATCGAGCGCGCGCTCGAAGCCGGTGCGCATATTATCGGTATCAACAACCGCGACCTCGACACCCTCGAAGTGAACGTCAACCGCAGTATCGAGCTGAAGAAGCTCGTCCCGGGCGGCAATGTTCTCGTGAGCGAAAGCGGCATTTACACCCGCGCGCAGGTGCAGCAACTCGAAGATGGCGGCGTCGACGCCATCCTGGTGGGCGAATCCCTGCTGACGAGCAACGACATCCGCGCGAAAATGCAGGAGTTGCTCGGTCATGGTGAAGGTTAA
- the trpD gene encoding anthranilate phosphoribosyltransferase: MIQEALARVVRRENLSREDAAAVMRELMGGEAPPSLVGAFLTALSMKGESVEEITGMAEVMRELATPIPATARPLVDTCGTGGDHAGTFNISTAAAFVVAGAGVAVAKHGNRSASSLCGSADVLESLGVNIEIAPDKVAESIDTIGIGFLFARALHTAMRHVGPIRADLKLRTVFNVLGPLTNPARADGQVMGAYDQSLIPFLAEVLINLGSRHVFVVAGADGLDELTLTGPSLVAEGTFEGVKTYEVTPEQLGLAAAPPESLKGGDAATNAAILRDILAGERGPRRDIVVLNAAPALVAGGAAATLEEGVQCAQAAIDSGVALNKLEELIRKSHDS; encoded by the coding sequence ATGATTCAAGAAGCACTCGCGCGTGTCGTGCGCCGTGAAAACCTCAGCCGGGAAGACGCCGCCGCCGTGATGCGGGAGCTGATGGGCGGCGAAGCCCCCCCGAGCCTGGTTGGCGCGTTTCTCACGGCCCTGTCCATGAAGGGGGAGTCGGTCGAGGAGATCACGGGCATGGCCGAGGTCATGCGCGAGCTCGCCACGCCTATCCCGGCGACCGCGCGCCCGCTCGTGGACACCTGCGGCACGGGCGGCGACCACGCGGGGACTTTCAATATCTCCACCGCAGCCGCCTTTGTTGTGGCTGGCGCCGGGGTCGCCGTCGCCAAGCACGGCAACCGGAGCGCCAGCAGCCTCTGCGGCAGCGCCGATGTGCTGGAGAGCCTGGGGGTCAACATCGAGATTGCCCCGGACAAAGTGGCGGAGTCGATTGATACGATCGGTATCGGATTCCTCTTTGCGCGGGCGCTGCACACCGCCATGCGCCACGTTGGCCCGATTCGCGCCGACCTGAAGCTGCGCACCGTTTTCAACGTGCTCGGTCCGCTGACCAATCCCGCCCGCGCGGACGGACAGGTCATGGGGGCCTACGACCAGTCGCTGATCCCATTTCTCGCGGAAGTGCTGATCAATCTCGGCAGCCGCCATGTCTTCGTGGTGGCCGGCGCCGATGGGCTCGATGAGTTGACCCTCACGGGCCCCAGCCTCGTGGCGGAAGGCACGTTCGAGGGCGTGAAGACCTACGAAGTAACCCCCGAGCAATTGGGCCTTGCCGCCGCGCCGCCGGAATCGCTCAAGGGCGGTGACGCCGCCACAAACGCGGCCATTTTGCGCGATATCCTGGCGGGCGAACGCGGCCCCCGGCGCGATATCGTCGTGCTGAACGCCGCGCCCGCCCTGGTGGCGGGAGGCGCCGCGGCCACCCTGGAAGAAGGCGTTCAGTGCGCGCAGGCGGCCATCGATTCCGGGGTCGCCCTGAATAAACTGGAAGAATTGATTCGCAAATCCCATGATTCTTGA